Proteins co-encoded in one Stomoxys calcitrans chromosome 5, idStoCalc2.1, whole genome shotgun sequence genomic window:
- the LOC106090921 gene encoding uncharacterized protein LOC106090921 isoform X1 produces MSLASAAGALLRPQTPLQQLLEDINFQRNKEMRQLLKDDSGFVVLQGTTYWTDLFVRHFLFQSEPVHSIDSDDLLFFVRKKHVKSSSRHMPKYETEVDVFRKDSRKLPIGDPDVDWEETVYLNMIIHQFDYTLTLAICTRTSPKELQVLRRHSQRVYASPSRRKMDTKGEGEEITYPHICFMVDNFDEVFSDILVRDGEMVCVELVANDKDGAVQGVIFLGSIRYDALKKVYDSRQSSLSSKVAQRMSFGLFSSGAGVQTRCEFVRMKGPQGKGHAEMAVTKPKGSGVETPTSEPGFCATDMWDEWEEENDDYCTYRHQRRLSDPSANLNNFSRYAWRTKTSSESGAGTAGAKARSENEGLDSLANEVSEIEAGDLRDDLRPAFSASEAKLHTNPNCEEYQKQKIDSNVVENNTTIAKPVRQTETEAETEATPLLTTTTTTTTTATKETTTNVVDNNGPLDIIPSAQQIVVSPPNTNPIQDAVEAVDVTSPSPNGKTTGCGGNCFKSGKKCKKRWISGGSDKNTPQMSQVYCPSCDDYANETPACLNKMPDKKSKLKPKTILSVESELVVTKRGSLKFTDRKTPISNIARCSSLTTADRKGKRPEFGSSSKKEKPKAKEKDKDKEKENQKEKDTPKDRSKISKTSSLLAKVSPKKLRANRSSSSSLASTNDKSKTSNSQQKKKECVDNGNSGEVPAANDMKPDEVIDACQEYEIADDAISLNGGDISHVSDGGSKMIILTETDSMITVRGKEELPVVEEPATPLSPSSQLIIGDNGDSKTGQAYKFEKCVRVPVTTDSHPLQTTNNTETVVLQQTAPLAEKEEPGDTLDNNSSNSSSTLHNESPSKRPSSLNDCNGNLNSASASCNTSPLLSPPMLTSANVVDMGNMSATLPRTKRTAAMQAFYNRALTMVPKRRTPDGTNIYYWCDLSKKALQGENELDDGAYNPLWASRGFAQSFHFWKENRRQQSTPLNAFLTYVTLPWWSIAKDLLDHRETPILTF; encoded by the exons ATGTCCCTAGCCAGTGCCGCTGGAGCTTTGCTCCGTCCACAGACACCTTTGCAACAATTGCTGGAGGATATCAattttcaaaggaataaagAAATGAGACAATTGCTCAAAGATG ATAGCGGTTTCGTTGTCCTACAAGGTACCACCTATTGGACCGATTTATTTGTTCGGCATTTCTTATTTCAATCCGAACCGGTGCATAGTATTGACTCCGatgatttattattttttgtacgTAAGAAACATGTTAAAAGCTCTTCCCGACATATGCCAAAATATGAG ACTGAAGTCGATGTTTTCCGCAAGGACTCACGTAAATTGCCCATTGGTGACCCTGATGTGGATTGGGAAGAAACCGTTTACCTAAACATGATAATTCATCAATTCGATTACACACTAACATTGGCCATATGCACACGAACATCACCCAAAGAGCTGCAAGTGTTGCGAAGACATTCTCAGCGTGTTTATGCCTCACCAAGCCGTAGAAAAATGGATACCAAAGGCGAAGGTGAAGAGATAACGTATCCGCACATATGTTTTATGGTTGATAATTTTGATGAG GTTTTCAGTGATATTCTAGTTAGAGATGGTGAAATGGTCTGCGTTGAGTTGGTGGCAAATGACAAAGATGGTGCGGTACAGGGTGTCATATTTCTAGGTTCCATACGTTATGATGCTTTGAAAAAAGTTTACGATTCAAGG CAATCTAGTTTAAGTTCTAAAGTAGCTCAACGCATGTCCTTTGGCTTATTTAGTAGTGGTGCTGGAGTGCAAACACGCTGTGAATTTGTACGCATGAAGGGTCCCCAGGGTAAAGGTCATGCTGAAATGGCGGTAACCAAGCCCAAAGGGTCGGGAGTGGAAACGCCCACCAGTGAACCAGG tTTCTGTGCCACCGATATGTGGGATGAATGGGAAGAGGAAAATGATGACTATTGCACATATCGTCATCAGCGACGCCTCAGTGATCCCAGTGCTAATTTGAATAACTTCTCACGTTATGCTTGGCGCACAAAAACCTCCTCGGAATCGGGGGCTGGCACAGCAGGTGCCAAAGCACGTTCTGAAAATGAAGGCCTTGACTCTCTGGCCAATGAAGTATCGGAAATTGAAGCTGGCGATTTGAGAGATG ATCTGCGTCCTGCTTTCTCGGCATCTGAGGCAAAACTGCACACAAATCCCAATTGTGAAGAATATCAAAAGCAAAAGATAGATTCAAATGTGGTTGAGAACAATACCACCATAGCAAAGCCCGTACGGCAAACGGAAACGGAAGCAGAAACAGAAGCAACGCCACTGCTTACTacgactactactactactacaacgGCTACCAAAGAAACGACAACGAATGTGGTGGACAATAATGGCCCTTTAGACATAATTCCCTCCGCCCAACAAATTGTCGTATCCCCTCCCAATACAAATCCCATACAGGATGCCGTCGAAGCTGTGGATGTGACCTCACCCTCGCCCAATGGCAAGACCACCGGATGTGGCGGAAACTGTTTTAAGAGTGGTAAAAAGTGTAAGAAACGTTGGATAAGTGGCGGCTCCGACAAGAACACTCCCCAAATGTCCCAGGTTTACTGTCCCTCTTGCGATGACTATGCCAATGAGACGCCGGCTTGTCTCAACAAGATGCCGGATAAAAAATCAAAGCTGAAACCCAAGACAATATTGAGTGTCGAAAGTGAATTGGTGGTGACCAAACGAGGAAGTCTAAAATTCACCGATCGCAAAACCCCCATATCGAACATTGCCCGTTGCTCATCCCTGACAACGGCAGACCGCAAAGGAAAAAGGCCGGAATTCGGCTCAAGTAGTAAAAAAGAAAAGCCCAAGGCCAAAGAGAAAGACAAAGACAAAGAAAAGGAAAATCAAAAGGAAAAGGATACGCCCAAAGATCGATCAAAGATATCCAAAACCAGCAGCCTTTTGGCCAAAGTCTCTCCCAAAAAACTAAGAGCCAATCGTTCATCTAGCAGCTCATTGGCATCCACCAATGACAAAAGCAAGACCAGCAACTCGCAACAGAAGAAGAAGGAGTGTGTGGACAATGGCAACAGTGGCGAAGTACCAGCCGCCAATGATATGAAACCCGATGAGGTTATTGATGCTTGCCAGGAATATGAAATAGCCGATGATGCCATCTCGCTGAATGGTGGTGATATATCTCATGTCTCCGATGGAGGCAGTAAAATGATTATTTTGACTGAAACCGATTCCATGATTACGGTGCGTGGCAAAGAGGAGTTGCCTGTGGTGGAAGAGCCAGCAACACCCTTGTCACCTTCGTCCCAACTCATCATAGGCGATAATGGTGATTCCAAAACTGGCCAAGcgtataaatttgaaaaatgtgtTCGTGTACCTGTAACCACAGACAGCCATCCATTACAAACCACCAACAACACAGAAACAGTGGTGCTGCAGCAAACAGCACCACTGGCTGAAAAGGAAGAGCCGGGGGATACCCTGGATAATAATTCATCAAATTCCTCAAGCACTCTGCACAATGAAAGCCCTTCGAAACGTCCCTCTTCATTAAATGACTGCAATGGCAATTTGAATTCAGCCTCGGCCTCCTGCAATACCTCGCCTCTACTGTCGCCACCCATGTTGACCAGTGCCAATGTGGTGGACATGGGTAATATGTCGGCGACGCTACCACGCACCAAACGTACAGCAGCCATGCAGGCTTTCTACAATCGCGCTTTGACTATGGTTCCCAAGAGGCGAACACCAGATGGTACCAATATTTATTACTGGTGTGATCTGTCCAAAAAGGCACTGCAAGGTGAAAATG aattagaCGATGGCGCTTATAACCCCTTGTGGGCCAGTCGTGGCTTTGCACAATCTTTTCATTTCTGGAAGGAAAATCGCCGGCAACAATCCACTCCATTGAATGCATTCCTCACATATGTTACACTGCCCTGGTGGAGCATAGCTAAAG ATTTACTGGATCATCGCGAAACACCTATATTAACATTTTag
- the LOC106090921 gene encoding uncharacterized protein LOC106090921 isoform X2, whose translation MSLASAAGALLRPQTPLQQLLEDINFQRNKEMRQLLKDDSGFVVLQGTTYWTDLFVRHFLFQSEPVHSIDSDDLLFFVRKKHVKSSSRHMPKYETEVDVFRKDSRKLPIGDPDVDWEETVYLNMIIHQFDYTLTLAICTRTSPKELQVLRRHSQRVYASPSRRKMDTKGEGEEITYPHICFMVDNFDEVFSDILVRDGEMVCVELVANDKDGAVQGVIFLGSIRYDALKKVYDSRQSSLSSKVAQRMSFGLFSSGAGVQTRCEFVRMKGPQGKGHAEMAVTKPKGSGVETPTSEPGFCATDMWDEWEEENDDYCTYRHQRRLSDPSANLNNFSRYAWRTKTSSESGAGTAGAKARSENEGLDSLANEVSEIEAGDLRDDLRPAFSASEAKLHTNPNCEEYQKQKIDSNVVENNTTIAKPVRQTETEAETEATPLLTTTTTTTTTATKETTTNVVDNNGPLDIIPSAQQIVVSPPNTNPIQDAVEAVDVTSPSPNGKTTGCGGNCFKSGKKCKKRWISGGSDKNTPQMSQVYCPSCDDYANETPACLNKMPDKKSKLKPKTILSVESELVVTKRGSLKFTDRKTPISNIARCSSLTTADRKGKRPEFGSSSKKEKPKAKEKDKDKEKENQKEKDTPKDRSKISKTSSLLAKVSPKKLRANRSSSSSLASTNDKSKTSNSQQKKKECVDNGNSGEVPAANDMKPDEVIDACQEYEIADDAISLNGGDISHVSDGGSKMIILTETDSMITVRGKEELPVVEEPATPLSPSSQLIIGDNGDSKTGQAYKFEKCVRVPVTTDSHPLQTTNNTETVVLQQTAPLAEKEEPGDTLDNNSSNSSSTLHNESPSKRPSSLNDCNGNLNSASASCNTSPLLSPPMLTSANVVDMGNMSATLPRTKRTAAMQAFYNRALTMVPKRRTPDGTNIYYWCDLSKKALQELDDGAYNPLWASRGFAQSFHFWKENRRQQSTPLNAFLTYVTLPWWSIAKDLLDHRETPILTF comes from the exons ATGTCCCTAGCCAGTGCCGCTGGAGCTTTGCTCCGTCCACAGACACCTTTGCAACAATTGCTGGAGGATATCAattttcaaaggaataaagAAATGAGACAATTGCTCAAAGATG ATAGCGGTTTCGTTGTCCTACAAGGTACCACCTATTGGACCGATTTATTTGTTCGGCATTTCTTATTTCAATCCGAACCGGTGCATAGTATTGACTCCGatgatttattattttttgtacgTAAGAAACATGTTAAAAGCTCTTCCCGACATATGCCAAAATATGAG ACTGAAGTCGATGTTTTCCGCAAGGACTCACGTAAATTGCCCATTGGTGACCCTGATGTGGATTGGGAAGAAACCGTTTACCTAAACATGATAATTCATCAATTCGATTACACACTAACATTGGCCATATGCACACGAACATCACCCAAAGAGCTGCAAGTGTTGCGAAGACATTCTCAGCGTGTTTATGCCTCACCAAGCCGTAGAAAAATGGATACCAAAGGCGAAGGTGAAGAGATAACGTATCCGCACATATGTTTTATGGTTGATAATTTTGATGAG GTTTTCAGTGATATTCTAGTTAGAGATGGTGAAATGGTCTGCGTTGAGTTGGTGGCAAATGACAAAGATGGTGCGGTACAGGGTGTCATATTTCTAGGTTCCATACGTTATGATGCTTTGAAAAAAGTTTACGATTCAAGG CAATCTAGTTTAAGTTCTAAAGTAGCTCAACGCATGTCCTTTGGCTTATTTAGTAGTGGTGCTGGAGTGCAAACACGCTGTGAATTTGTACGCATGAAGGGTCCCCAGGGTAAAGGTCATGCTGAAATGGCGGTAACCAAGCCCAAAGGGTCGGGAGTGGAAACGCCCACCAGTGAACCAGG tTTCTGTGCCACCGATATGTGGGATGAATGGGAAGAGGAAAATGATGACTATTGCACATATCGTCATCAGCGACGCCTCAGTGATCCCAGTGCTAATTTGAATAACTTCTCACGTTATGCTTGGCGCACAAAAACCTCCTCGGAATCGGGGGCTGGCACAGCAGGTGCCAAAGCACGTTCTGAAAATGAAGGCCTTGACTCTCTGGCCAATGAAGTATCGGAAATTGAAGCTGGCGATTTGAGAGATG ATCTGCGTCCTGCTTTCTCGGCATCTGAGGCAAAACTGCACACAAATCCCAATTGTGAAGAATATCAAAAGCAAAAGATAGATTCAAATGTGGTTGAGAACAATACCACCATAGCAAAGCCCGTACGGCAAACGGAAACGGAAGCAGAAACAGAAGCAACGCCACTGCTTACTacgactactactactactacaacgGCTACCAAAGAAACGACAACGAATGTGGTGGACAATAATGGCCCTTTAGACATAATTCCCTCCGCCCAACAAATTGTCGTATCCCCTCCCAATACAAATCCCATACAGGATGCCGTCGAAGCTGTGGATGTGACCTCACCCTCGCCCAATGGCAAGACCACCGGATGTGGCGGAAACTGTTTTAAGAGTGGTAAAAAGTGTAAGAAACGTTGGATAAGTGGCGGCTCCGACAAGAACACTCCCCAAATGTCCCAGGTTTACTGTCCCTCTTGCGATGACTATGCCAATGAGACGCCGGCTTGTCTCAACAAGATGCCGGATAAAAAATCAAAGCTGAAACCCAAGACAATATTGAGTGTCGAAAGTGAATTGGTGGTGACCAAACGAGGAAGTCTAAAATTCACCGATCGCAAAACCCCCATATCGAACATTGCCCGTTGCTCATCCCTGACAACGGCAGACCGCAAAGGAAAAAGGCCGGAATTCGGCTCAAGTAGTAAAAAAGAAAAGCCCAAGGCCAAAGAGAAAGACAAAGACAAAGAAAAGGAAAATCAAAAGGAAAAGGATACGCCCAAAGATCGATCAAAGATATCCAAAACCAGCAGCCTTTTGGCCAAAGTCTCTCCCAAAAAACTAAGAGCCAATCGTTCATCTAGCAGCTCATTGGCATCCACCAATGACAAAAGCAAGACCAGCAACTCGCAACAGAAGAAGAAGGAGTGTGTGGACAATGGCAACAGTGGCGAAGTACCAGCCGCCAATGATATGAAACCCGATGAGGTTATTGATGCTTGCCAGGAATATGAAATAGCCGATGATGCCATCTCGCTGAATGGTGGTGATATATCTCATGTCTCCGATGGAGGCAGTAAAATGATTATTTTGACTGAAACCGATTCCATGATTACGGTGCGTGGCAAAGAGGAGTTGCCTGTGGTGGAAGAGCCAGCAACACCCTTGTCACCTTCGTCCCAACTCATCATAGGCGATAATGGTGATTCCAAAACTGGCCAAGcgtataaatttgaaaaatgtgtTCGTGTACCTGTAACCACAGACAGCCATCCATTACAAACCACCAACAACACAGAAACAGTGGTGCTGCAGCAAACAGCACCACTGGCTGAAAAGGAAGAGCCGGGGGATACCCTGGATAATAATTCATCAAATTCCTCAAGCACTCTGCACAATGAAAGCCCTTCGAAACGTCCCTCTTCATTAAATGACTGCAATGGCAATTTGAATTCAGCCTCGGCCTCCTGCAATACCTCGCCTCTACTGTCGCCACCCATGTTGACCAGTGCCAATGTGGTGGACATGGGTAATATGTCGGCGACGCTACCACGCACCAAACGTACAGCAGCCATGCAGGCTTTCTACAATCGCGCTTTGACTATGGTTCCCAAGAGGCGAACACCAGATGGTACCAATATTTATTACTGGTGTGATCTGTCCAAAAAGGCACTGCAAG aattagaCGATGGCGCTTATAACCCCTTGTGGGCCAGTCGTGGCTTTGCACAATCTTTTCATTTCTGGAAGGAAAATCGCCGGCAACAATCCACTCCATTGAATGCATTCCTCACATATGTTACACTGCCCTGGTGGAGCATAGCTAAAG ATTTACTGGATCATCGCGAAACACCTATATTAACATTTTag
- the LOC106090921 gene encoding uncharacterized protein KIAA0930 homolog isoform X4 has product MSLASAAGALLRPQTPLQQLLEDINFQRNKEMRQLLKDDSGFVVLQGTTYWTDLFVRHFLFQSEPVHSIDSDDLLFFVRKKHVKSSSRHMPKYETEVDVFRKDSRKLPIGDPDVDWEETVYLNMIIHQFDYTLTLAICTRTSPKELQVLRRHSQRVYASPSRRKMDTKGEGEEITYPHICFMVDNFDEVFSDILVRDGEMVCVELVANDKDGAVQGVIFLGSIRYDALKKVYDSRQSSLSSKVAQRMSFGLFSSGAGVQTRCEFVRMKGPQGKGHAEMAVTKPKGSGVETPTSEPGFCATDMWDEWEEENDDYCTYRHQRRLSDPSANLNNFSRYAWRTKTSSESGAGTAGAKARSENEGLDSLANEVSEIEAGDLRDELDDGAYNPLWASRGFAQSFHFWKENRRQQSTPLNAFLTYVTLPWWSIAKDLLDHRETPILTF; this is encoded by the exons ATGTCCCTAGCCAGTGCCGCTGGAGCTTTGCTCCGTCCACAGACACCTTTGCAACAATTGCTGGAGGATATCAattttcaaaggaataaagAAATGAGACAATTGCTCAAAGATG ATAGCGGTTTCGTTGTCCTACAAGGTACCACCTATTGGACCGATTTATTTGTTCGGCATTTCTTATTTCAATCCGAACCGGTGCATAGTATTGACTCCGatgatttattattttttgtacgTAAGAAACATGTTAAAAGCTCTTCCCGACATATGCCAAAATATGAG ACTGAAGTCGATGTTTTCCGCAAGGACTCACGTAAATTGCCCATTGGTGACCCTGATGTGGATTGGGAAGAAACCGTTTACCTAAACATGATAATTCATCAATTCGATTACACACTAACATTGGCCATATGCACACGAACATCACCCAAAGAGCTGCAAGTGTTGCGAAGACATTCTCAGCGTGTTTATGCCTCACCAAGCCGTAGAAAAATGGATACCAAAGGCGAAGGTGAAGAGATAACGTATCCGCACATATGTTTTATGGTTGATAATTTTGATGAG GTTTTCAGTGATATTCTAGTTAGAGATGGTGAAATGGTCTGCGTTGAGTTGGTGGCAAATGACAAAGATGGTGCGGTACAGGGTGTCATATTTCTAGGTTCCATACGTTATGATGCTTTGAAAAAAGTTTACGATTCAAGG CAATCTAGTTTAAGTTCTAAAGTAGCTCAACGCATGTCCTTTGGCTTATTTAGTAGTGGTGCTGGAGTGCAAACACGCTGTGAATTTGTACGCATGAAGGGTCCCCAGGGTAAAGGTCATGCTGAAATGGCGGTAACCAAGCCCAAAGGGTCGGGAGTGGAAACGCCCACCAGTGAACCAGG tTTCTGTGCCACCGATATGTGGGATGAATGGGAAGAGGAAAATGATGACTATTGCACATATCGTCATCAGCGACGCCTCAGTGATCCCAGTGCTAATTTGAATAACTTCTCACGTTATGCTTGGCGCACAAAAACCTCCTCGGAATCGGGGGCTGGCACAGCAGGTGCCAAAGCACGTTCTGAAAATGAAGGCCTTGACTCTCTGGCCAATGAAGTATCGGAAATTGAAGCTGGCGATTTGAGAGATG aattagaCGATGGCGCTTATAACCCCTTGTGGGCCAGTCGTGGCTTTGCACAATCTTTTCATTTCTGGAAGGAAAATCGCCGGCAACAATCCACTCCATTGAATGCATTCCTCACATATGTTACACTGCCCTGGTGGAGCATAGCTAAAG ATTTACTGGATCATCGCGAAACACCTATATTAACATTTTag
- the LOC106090921 gene encoding uncharacterized protein KIAA0930 homolog isoform X5, which yields MSLASAAGALLRPQTPLQQLLEDINFQRNKEMRQLLKDDSGFVVLQGTTYWTDLFVRHFLFQSEPVHSIDSDDLLFFVRKKHVKSSSRHMPKYETEVDVFRKDSRKLPIGDPDVDWEETVYLNMIIHQFDYTLTLAICTRTSPKELQVLRRHSQRVYASPSRRKMDTKGEGEEITYPHICFMVDNFDEVFSDILVRDGEMVCVELVANDKDGAVQGVIFLGSIRYDALKKVYDSRQSSLSSKVAQRMSFGLFSSGAGVQTRCEFVRMKGPQGKGHAEMAVTKPKGSGVETPTSEPGFCATDMWDEWEEENDDYCTYRHQRRLSDPSANLNNFSRYAWRTKTSSESGAGTAGAKARSENEGLDSLANEVSEIEAGDLRDV from the exons ATGTCCCTAGCCAGTGCCGCTGGAGCTTTGCTCCGTCCACAGACACCTTTGCAACAATTGCTGGAGGATATCAattttcaaaggaataaagAAATGAGACAATTGCTCAAAGATG ATAGCGGTTTCGTTGTCCTACAAGGTACCACCTATTGGACCGATTTATTTGTTCGGCATTTCTTATTTCAATCCGAACCGGTGCATAGTATTGACTCCGatgatttattattttttgtacgTAAGAAACATGTTAAAAGCTCTTCCCGACATATGCCAAAATATGAG ACTGAAGTCGATGTTTTCCGCAAGGACTCACGTAAATTGCCCATTGGTGACCCTGATGTGGATTGGGAAGAAACCGTTTACCTAAACATGATAATTCATCAATTCGATTACACACTAACATTGGCCATATGCACACGAACATCACCCAAAGAGCTGCAAGTGTTGCGAAGACATTCTCAGCGTGTTTATGCCTCACCAAGCCGTAGAAAAATGGATACCAAAGGCGAAGGTGAAGAGATAACGTATCCGCACATATGTTTTATGGTTGATAATTTTGATGAG GTTTTCAGTGATATTCTAGTTAGAGATGGTGAAATGGTCTGCGTTGAGTTGGTGGCAAATGACAAAGATGGTGCGGTACAGGGTGTCATATTTCTAGGTTCCATACGTTATGATGCTTTGAAAAAAGTTTACGATTCAAGG CAATCTAGTTTAAGTTCTAAAGTAGCTCAACGCATGTCCTTTGGCTTATTTAGTAGTGGTGCTGGAGTGCAAACACGCTGTGAATTTGTACGCATGAAGGGTCCCCAGGGTAAAGGTCATGCTGAAATGGCGGTAACCAAGCCCAAAGGGTCGGGAGTGGAAACGCCCACCAGTGAACCAGG tTTCTGTGCCACCGATATGTGGGATGAATGGGAAGAGGAAAATGATGACTATTGCACATATCGTCATCAGCGACGCCTCAGTGATCCCAGTGCTAATTTGAATAACTTCTCACGTTATGCTTGGCGCACAAAAACCTCCTCGGAATCGGGGGCTGGCACAGCAGGTGCCAAAGCACGTTCTGAAAATGAAGGCCTTGACTCTCTGGCCAATGAAGTATCGGAAATTGAAGCTGGCGATTTGAGAGATG tTTAA
- the LOC106090921 gene encoding uncharacterized protein LOC106090921 isoform X3: MYNIFVDLRPAFSASEAKLHTNPNCEEYQKQKIDSNVVENNTTIAKPVRQTETEAETEATPLLTTTTTTTTTATKETTTNVVDNNGPLDIIPSAQQIVVSPPNTNPIQDAVEAVDVTSPSPNGKTTGCGGNCFKSGKKCKKRWISGGSDKNTPQMSQVYCPSCDDYANETPACLNKMPDKKSKLKPKTILSVESELVVTKRGSLKFTDRKTPISNIARCSSLTTADRKGKRPEFGSSSKKEKPKAKEKDKDKEKENQKEKDTPKDRSKISKTSSLLAKVSPKKLRANRSSSSSLASTNDKSKTSNSQQKKKECVDNGNSGEVPAANDMKPDEVIDACQEYEIADDAISLNGGDISHVSDGGSKMIILTETDSMITVRGKEELPVVEEPATPLSPSSQLIIGDNGDSKTGQAYKFEKCVRVPVTTDSHPLQTTNNTETVVLQQTAPLAEKEEPGDTLDNNSSNSSSTLHNESPSKRPSSLNDCNGNLNSASASCNTSPLLSPPMLTSANVVDMGNMSATLPRTKRTAAMQAFYNRALTMVPKRRTPDGTNIYYWCDLSKKALQGENELDDGAYNPLWASRGFAQSFHFWKENRRQQSTPLNAFLTYVTLPWWSIAKDLLDHRETPILTF; encoded by the exons ATGTACAATATCTTTGTAGATCTGCGTCCTGCTTTCTCGGCATCTGAGGCAAAACTGCACACAAATCCCAATTGTGAAGAATATCAAAAGCAAAAGATAGATTCAAATGTGGTTGAGAACAATACCACCATAGCAAAGCCCGTACGGCAAACGGAAACGGAAGCAGAAACAGAAGCAACGCCACTGCTTACTacgactactactactactacaacgGCTACCAAAGAAACGACAACGAATGTGGTGGACAATAATGGCCCTTTAGACATAATTCCCTCCGCCCAACAAATTGTCGTATCCCCTCCCAATACAAATCCCATACAGGATGCCGTCGAAGCTGTGGATGTGACCTCACCCTCGCCCAATGGCAAGACCACCGGATGTGGCGGAAACTGTTTTAAGAGTGGTAAAAAGTGTAAGAAACGTTGGATAAGTGGCGGCTCCGACAAGAACACTCCCCAAATGTCCCAGGTTTACTGTCCCTCTTGCGATGACTATGCCAATGAGACGCCGGCTTGTCTCAACAAGATGCCGGATAAAAAATCAAAGCTGAAACCCAAGACAATATTGAGTGTCGAAAGTGAATTGGTGGTGACCAAACGAGGAAGTCTAAAATTCACCGATCGCAAAACCCCCATATCGAACATTGCCCGTTGCTCATCCCTGACAACGGCAGACCGCAAAGGAAAAAGGCCGGAATTCGGCTCAAGTAGTAAAAAAGAAAAGCCCAAGGCCAAAGAGAAAGACAAAGACAAAGAAAAGGAAAATCAAAAGGAAAAGGATACGCCCAAAGATCGATCAAAGATATCCAAAACCAGCAGCCTTTTGGCCAAAGTCTCTCCCAAAAAACTAAGAGCCAATCGTTCATCTAGCAGCTCATTGGCATCCACCAATGACAAAAGCAAGACCAGCAACTCGCAACAGAAGAAGAAGGAGTGTGTGGACAATGGCAACAGTGGCGAAGTACCAGCCGCCAATGATATGAAACCCGATGAGGTTATTGATGCTTGCCAGGAATATGAAATAGCCGATGATGCCATCTCGCTGAATGGTGGTGATATATCTCATGTCTCCGATGGAGGCAGTAAAATGATTATTTTGACTGAAACCGATTCCATGATTACGGTGCGTGGCAAAGAGGAGTTGCCTGTGGTGGAAGAGCCAGCAACACCCTTGTCACCTTCGTCCCAACTCATCATAGGCGATAATGGTGATTCCAAAACTGGCCAAGcgtataaatttgaaaaatgtgtTCGTGTACCTGTAACCACAGACAGCCATCCATTACAAACCACCAACAACACAGAAACAGTGGTGCTGCAGCAAACAGCACCACTGGCTGAAAAGGAAGAGCCGGGGGATACCCTGGATAATAATTCATCAAATTCCTCAAGCACTCTGCACAATGAAAGCCCTTCGAAACGTCCCTCTTCATTAAATGACTGCAATGGCAATTTGAATTCAGCCTCGGCCTCCTGCAATACCTCGCCTCTACTGTCGCCACCCATGTTGACCAGTGCCAATGTGGTGGACATGGGTAATATGTCGGCGACGCTACCACGCACCAAACGTACAGCAGCCATGCAGGCTTTCTACAATCGCGCTTTGACTATGGTTCCCAAGAGGCGAACACCAGATGGTACCAATATTTATTACTGGTGTGATCTGTCCAAAAAGGCACTGCAAGGTGAAAATG aattagaCGATGGCGCTTATAACCCCTTGTGGGCCAGTCGTGGCTTTGCACAATCTTTTCATTTCTGGAAGGAAAATCGCCGGCAACAATCCACTCCATTGAATGCATTCCTCACATATGTTACACTGCCCTGGTGGAGCATAGCTAAAG ATTTACTGGATCATCGCGAAACACCTATATTAACATTTTag